The Glycine soja cultivar W05 chromosome 19, ASM419377v2, whole genome shotgun sequence genomic sequence CGCATCCTACTCCAGTCTTTAGCAGTTCTGATTGCAGTAATGGGCAATTTTTCTTAAGATACTCAAAACCATCAGAATGCATCACGGCTGCAATAGAcataataatgaaagaaatgatatGAGAATCAACTGTCAACTAACAAATAATGTAGACAccaaaatgatgaaaatatattACAAGCTAAGAAGTAATTGGCTATGAACTCAAATGTAGAGTTGGGTTTGAAAGTTAAGCATGGAAACTCACCATCAAAGTTTTCAGCAGAAAATTTTTGACAGATGGACTTCAAGTGGGTAGCACAATAACGATCAGCAAGAGCAAAAATATAGGCAACAGAATCTACAGATATGTCTTTACAAAGTATAGATTCACACATCAACATTAGTCTTGGCAAACCATACTTTTCTCCAGCAGCTAACAACTTTGCTATAAATGATTCAGACAACGAAGGAAAGAATGACGAATCCAACATAAAGAGCTCTTCATCTTCCAAAAGAGTGTCTCTATAAACAAAATGAAGTAAAGCCTGCTCAACATAGAACACGATTAAAATTAGATAACCAACCAAACGATAGGCCCGATTTTAACTGAATTAAATAGCATATATCTTGTGTGGAACAAAAAACAGCTACAAAGGTATAGAGAAAAAGAGGAACTTTTAATGAATGTGACACCTTGAAAACCTTAGGTTCCATGTCAATAACAACTATCTCCTGATCATCCTTCTTCATAGcattaaaaaattgagtttCAAACATGGTTGATCGAGCTGCCAAAACAAGCTTATGAGCATGAAACCTTTCTCCACCAACCGAGAAAGTAACATCAAATGATTCCTCATCCTCTAACAACATCCCAAAATGTTCACCAATATCAGATTCAGGAACCTGTATTGTGTTTAACTGAGAAGAATCTATGGACGACACTAAAACCGCAATAGTGCAATTTATCTTCAAGCAATCATCCTTGAGAAAATTTGACGTCTCAAGGTGTCTCCGTTTGAAAAACCGCGTATAGCCCCTATTACACAACAAGTGCATCATTGATCACTACGTAATGTACACCACAAAAAATGGATACAAGAGCTAATAAATCATGATGATATCCAAATCATATCACCAAAATCACAAGGTTCTCTAGTTcctttgaaaatttaatttttatgtcttATATTCTAATAAAAGAGCTATCTCTTTAACCCCTGACAATagtgaaaaaagattaaaagaaaaatcaataacACTTTGCTTTATTTTAAAGACTATATTGTTTACATAAATGTTGGACATACGAATATAATAAGTTTgtatagagactaaaactaaattttaaaatattaaaaagctaAGATacatttcaatatttattttctaaaaataaaaataaagaaaacactAACACTAACCACATGCTGCCATGGTTTATGAGAGTGTAAGGCCCAATCGTGAGGGAGTGACTGAAGTGGCTATGAACCTTGTGCTCTCCTTTCTTGCATAGGTCGAGCAAAGTGAGATCGAACAACGCACGAACGTTGGTGGTCTTGGAATGGAGTGCAACAAAGACAGAGACATAAGCGGCATTATCTTTGGGGTCCCTACCATCAGGGAAAAAGTATATGGCCCATTGGAACCCTCCCACTATGAAAGTCTCACTCACGATGTATTTCCCAATGCCCATTCCTTTCGTTAGTGAGTAACCCTTGATCACAAACTCGTGGGAACCACTCATTGTCTCTGTCACCGATTTTGAACTCGTTTGGGACCCTAGAACACTCCTACTCACCATTGCTGGGTTGCACATCGCACGCGACATTTTCTAAGGAAGTAAATTTTTCTCGAAAAGTAAAGGAACACGGATTTGCACTGAATCAGATCTTATGTTTTTGGCTTCAATCCAAATAAGTTATggatttcattaaattttacattaaataaataataaatggcAAGTGAATAAAAGAACGATGGCATTTAATGatttaaagatttttcttttatactttaatctgatctttattcttgaagcttttgtgCGCATGAGACAACCAGGTTTTCATCTCAAATATCATCAATGACttacacattataaaaaaaatttgtggtTTACTgtctttttagtctctaaacttTTTAGGATTTCTATTTGTAATACCTGTACTTTTTCTTACTAGTCAatgttccttaattttttattagggactagaataaaaaatcctaaaaattttagtgattaaaaatataatatgtgcCCATTTTGTCCTATTC encodes the following:
- the LOC114399756 gene encoding BTB/POZ and MATH domain-containing protein 4-like encodes the protein MSRAMCNPAMVSRSVLGSQTSSKSVTETMSGSHEFVIKGYSLTKGMGIGKYIVSETFIVGGFQWAIYFFPDGRDPKDNAAYVSVFVALHSKTTNVRALFDLTLLDLCKKGEHKVHSHFSHSLTIGPYTLINHGSMWGYTRFFKRRHLETSNFLKDDCLKINCTIAVLVSSIDSSQLNTIQVPESDIGEHFGMLLEDEESFDVTFSVGGERFHAHKLVLAARSTMFETQFFNAMKKDDQEIVVIDMEPKVFKALLHFVYRDTLLEDEELFMLDSSFFPSLSESFIAKLLAAGEKYGLPRLMLMCESILCKDISVDSVAYIFALADRYCATHLKSICQKFSAENFDAVMHSDGFEYLKKNCPLLQSELLKTGVGCEKEFS